The Naumovozyma dairenensis CBS 421 chromosome 2, complete genome genome segment AATACATCAAGAACTATGCCATCATTACCAGATTTAGTGAAAAGTTTAAGTGTTGCCTTTGATGCTAAAGACTACGAAAGTTGTAAGAAATTGCTTACTCCCATTAAGATCgaacttttgaaaaacaatGTTTTCCTTCCTGACccaaataatcaaaatgaAGTGTATATcaatgatttgaatataaGTAAGAAAATACTAGAGATCGGTGCTTTGGTAAGCATCAACAGTCTAGAGTTGGAATCTTTTCAGAATTATTTTGACCAATTGAGactatattatttttctaataataacgttTTATCAACTTCAGAGAATAAATCTAAACTGGTAAGCTTGTATATgctaatattattatctcaAGGTGATGTCAGTAAATTCCATTCTGAATTAGAATTTGTCGATAAACATATTCCagatttaaaagaaaacgATCTTTTATCATATCCAATTGAATTAGATAGATGGCTAATGGAAGGTTCTTATCAAAAAGCTTGGGATTTGTTGAAAGCAGGATCTAAAGTGGCGGAGTTTGATGTATTTACTAAGACTTTAATGGACGCAATAAGAGAAGAGATTGCTTGTAATACAGAACTTTCATATTCAGAATTGC includes the following:
- the RPN12 gene encoding proteasome regulatory particle lid subunit RPN12 (similar to Saccharomyces cerevisiae RPN12 (YFR052W); ancestral locus Anc_3.580) → MPSLPDLVKSLSVAFDAKDYESCKKLLTPIKIELLKNNVFLPDPNNQNEVYINDLNISKKILEIGALVSINSLELESFQNYFDQLRLYYFSNNNVLSTSENKSKLVSLYMLILLSQGDVSKFHSELEFVDKHIPDLKENDLLSYPIELDRWLMEGSYQKAWDLLKAGSKVAEFDVFTKTLMDAIREEIACNTELSYSELPLTNVKTLLFFNSEKEAEVFGMERGWKVRNGNIYFKDEASPQVTEHKSTFVLKTLDYAINLESIV